The Fibrobacter sp. UWEL genome contains the following window.
ACAATTCGGCCTTTTTGCCAAATAGCATCAATTTCTTCTTCGGTCATAACCAAAACCTGTCGTCTAGCATAAAACCTTATCAATAAATTCTGTATTATTCAAATTAAAGTCAGCATCATATTCGTCTTCAACAACACGAGCAGCTTCGTCATCTAGAGATTCGGCAAAGTCCTTAAATTGTGCTAGAGCAGAATGAATTTTTCTTACATGCCTATTTTCTTCATTGACGCGAAAATCGCCGTCAAATGGTTCCCTTAAATAACCAGCATCCTTCGCCTTAACATATTCCCTATAAACCTCATCATCACAATCTCTAACAGTCAAGCCGAAATAATCATAAATAATGAACTTGCGAACATAACTATTCATTTCTTTTCCCTTCAAATACACCTCATGTGCGGCATCCTTAAAGGCCTGCAAAGAGTCTCTATTATTTTCTAGTTCAAGATTCCTGACCTCTTCAGCATCTTTTAATTCTTTTAAGCGAGCAATCTCTTTTTCATTAAGCTCTATAGTCGCATTTAATTCTGCGTTTATCGTCCTTAAAGAATCACGCGCATTCACCAAAGCATTGTATTGTTCTTCAGTACAAATAAAAGGATTTGGAACTTTTGTTTTTAGCGCTGGATATTCTTTAATAAAATGATCTATTTGATCTGATAGATAAGGCAAATCGGATTTGGACCGACATGTTTTTATGATTGACTGCACCGTAGAAAATAAATTCGCTTTATCATTTATTTTATACAAATGCGTTCCAT
Protein-coding sequences here:
- a CDS encoding toll/interleukin-1 receptor domain-containing protein, with the protein product MIFFNETIRKSLQEASVVVAYLSKNYKQSEFCCAELGATWISRESKLFVPLLDSELDYKAFGGVLNGTHLYKINDKANLFSTVQSIIKTCRSKSDLPYLSDQIDHFIKEYPALKTKVPNPFICTEEQYNALVNARDSLRTINAELNATIELNEKEIARLKELKDAEEVRNLELENNRDSLQAFKDAAHEVYLKGKEMNSYVRKFIIYDYFGLTVRDCDDEVYREYVKAKDAGYLREPFDGDFRVNEENRHVRKIHSALAQFKDFAESLDDEAARVVEDEYDADFNLNNTEFIDKVLC